From a single Clostridia bacterium genomic region:
- a CDS encoding flavodoxin family protein, with the protein MKSLIIYSSTHHGNTKKIAAVIAETLGADLLQTDEVKSNLLKQYDLIGFGSGIFNGKHHAKLYQTIEKAKIKGKSVFVFSTSGTGNNKYNKSLIDHLTSNGALVKNSFSCKGFDTYGIFKWIGGIAKGHPDSKDIESARNFAKALLN; encoded by the coding sequence ATGAAATCATTAATTATTTATTCTTCTACTCACCATGGAAATACAAAAAAAATAGCTGCCGTAATAGCAGAAACTCTTGGAGCGGACTTACTCCAAACAGATGAGGTGAAAAGCAATTTATTAAAACAATATGATTTAATAGGTTTTGGTTCAGGTATTTTTAATGGGAAGCATCATGCAAAATTATACCAAACAATTGAGAAAGCAAAAATCAAGGGTAAAAGTGTTTTTGTATTTTCTACGAGCGGAACAGGAAATAATAAATATAATAAATCGCTCATAGACCATCTTACATCTAATGGTGCATTAGTTAAGAACAGTTTTTCATGTAAGGGTTTTGATACCTATGGTATATTCAAATGGATAGGTGGAATTGCTAAAGGACATCCGGATAGTAAGGATATAGAAAGTGCACGAAATTTTGCAAAGGCTCTTTTAAATTGA
- a CDS encoding nucleotidyltransferase domain-containing protein encodes MLTINKIKNSISDIMVKYPIKKISLFGSYADGSASEESDIDILVEFLSPNVSLFLLSDIKNEIESRLNREVDLIHAPVDEYSLIEINKVVDIYEQ; translated from the coding sequence ATGCTAACTATAAATAAGATCAAAAATTCAATAAGTGATATTATGGTAAAATATCCAATAAAGAAGATATCACTATTCGGGTCATATGCAGATGGTAGCGCAAGCGAAGAAAGTGATATAGATATTCTAGTTGAGTTTTTATCTCCTAATGTCTCACTGTTTTTGCTTTCAGACATCAAAAATGAGATCGAGTCAAGATTGAATAGGGAAGTAGATTTGATACATGCTCCTGTAGATGAGTATTCATTAATAGAAATAAATAAGGTAGTTGATATCTATGAACAATAG
- a CDS encoding HepT-like ribonuclease domain-containing protein: protein MNNRDYQIIKKILLEIDIIEELIKGFDLGKFISDERTKRAVCMTLINIGELTKSLTEEFKLSFGQISWRGIAGMRDITAHKYQTLKMGDVWITLANDIPNFKMQLNDILKNI, encoded by the coding sequence ATGAACAATAGAGATTATCAGATAATAAAAAAGATATTGCTGGAAATTGATATAATTGAGGAACTAATAAAGGGATTTGACTTAGGAAAGTTTATAAGTGACGAACGCACAAAGAGAGCAGTTTGTATGACACTTATAAACATAGGAGAGCTTACTAAAAGTCTCACCGAAGAATTCAAACTGTCCTTTGGCCAAATTTCATGGCGAGGAATAGCCGGTATGAGAGACATTACTGCCCATAAGTATCAAACATTGAAGATGGGTGACGTATGGATTACCCTAGCAAATGATATTCCAAATTTTAAAATGCAGTTGAATGATATATTGAAAAATATTTAA
- a CDS encoding 4Fe-4S binding protein, translating into MIRNTRGIVQLLFLGFFLFVMFTGKAQLWMGFIFLSIILAAFFGRFYCGWACPINTLMKPAVWLSKKLKLQKKQIPGILKTEKLRWIVFSLFLIGLGYTIYTITQGRKFPLPLIIIPLGLITAFFINERSWHRYLCPWGVLFSLTGRFSKLGIKASGCISCSACERDCPGDAIKIEKEKGVQIDPTHCLLCMNCTQICPVKAITYKKGFN; encoded by the coding sequence ATGATTAGAAATACAAGGGGAATTGTGCAATTATTATTTTTAGGCTTTTTTCTGTTCGTCATGTTTACAGGTAAAGCACAACTGTGGATGGGTTTCATATTCCTATCTATTATCCTGGCTGCCTTCTTCGGAAGATTTTACTGTGGTTGGGCGTGCCCAATCAATACACTCATGAAGCCTGCGGTCTGGTTAAGTAAAAAACTCAAACTGCAGAAAAAGCAAATTCCGGGAATCCTTAAAACAGAGAAGCTCCGTTGGATCGTATTCAGCTTATTTCTAATTGGTCTTGGGTATACCATTTATACGATTACGCAGGGACGGAAATTCCCATTGCCTTTAATCATCATACCATTGGGCCTTATTACTGCATTTTTTATTAACGAACGGTCATGGCATAGGTATTTGTGCCCATGGGGCGTTTTATTCAGCTTGACAGGCAGGTTTTCCAAGCTTGGGATTAAAGCCAGTGGCTGCATCAGCTGCTCAGCTTGCGAACGTGATTGTCCCGGTGATGCCATTAAGATAGAAAAGGAAAAAGGCGTACAAATTGATCCGACACATTGCCTTTTGTGTATGAATTGTACGCAGATTTGCCCTGTAAAAGCAATAACTTATAAAAAAGGCTTTAATTAA